One region of Tamandua tetradactyla isolate mTamTet1 chromosome 6, mTamTet1.pri, whole genome shotgun sequence genomic DNA includes:
- the LRP12 gene encoding low-density lipoprotein receptor-related protein 12 isoform X1, whose product MYPSTPSSAYLTWLLCLLYLKKEKKKDPGITDSNADSIQKGNGALAEHSENVHISGVSTACGETPEQIRAPSGVITSPGWPSEYPTKVNCSWFIKANPGEIITISFQDFDIQGSRRCSLDWLTIETYKNIESYRACGSTVPPPYISSQDHVWIRFHSDGSISRKGFRLAYFSGKSEEQNCACDQFRCGNGKCIPEAWRCNNMDECGDSSDEEICAKEANPATAASFQPCAYNQFQCLSRFTKVYTCLPESLKCDGNIDCLDLGDEIDCDVPTCGQWLKYFYGTFNSPNYPDFYPPGSNCTWLIDTGDHRKVILRFTDFKLDGTGYGDYVKIYDGLEENPHKLLRVLTAFDSHAPLTVVSSSGQIRVHFCADKVNAARGFNATYQVDGFCLPWEIPCGGNWGCYTEQQRCDGYWHCPNGRDEVNCTMCQKEEFPCSRNGVCYPRSDRCNYQNHCPNGSDEKNCFFCQPGNFHCKNNRCVFESWVCDSQDDCGDGSDEENCPVIVPTRVITAAVIGSLICGLLLVIALGCTCKLYSLRMFERRSFETQLSRVEAELLRREAPPSYGQLIAQGLIPPVEDFPVCSPNQASVLENLRLAVRSQLGFTSIRLPMAGRSSSIWNRIFNFARSRHSGSLALVSADGDEVVPSQSTSREPERNNSHRTLFSMESDDTDTENERRDSAGASGGVAAPLPQKVPPTTAVEATVGACGSSSVQNTRGGSTDNGREVPGAEPPGVSPARHQLTSALSRMTQGLRWVRFTLGRSSSVNQNQSPLRQLDNGVNGREEDDDVEMLIPISDAASDFDGNDCSRPLLDLASDQGQGFRQPFSTTNPGVRSSNRDGPCERCGIVHTAQIPDTCLEATLKNETSDDEALLLC is encoded by the exons CTTGTGGAGAGACTCCAGAACAAATTCGAGCACCAAGTGGGGTAATCACCAGCCCAGGCTGGCCTTCTGAATATCCTACCAAAGTCAACTGTAGCTGGTTCATAAAGGCAAACCCAGGTGAAATCATTACCATAAG TTTTCAGGATTTTGATATCCAAGGGTCCAGAAGATGCAGTTTGGACTGGCTGACAATCGAAACATACAAGAATATTGAGAGTTATAGAGCCTGTGGTTCCACAGTTCCACCGCCGTACATCTCTTCACAAGACCACGTCTGGATCAGGTTCCATTCAGATGGCAGCATTTCTAGAAAGGGTTTCAGATTAGCGTATTTTTCAG GGAAATCTGAGGAACAAAACTGTGCTTGTGATCAGTTTCGTTGTGGTAATGGAAAGTGTATACCAGAAGCCTGGAGATGTAATAACATGGACGAATGCGGAGATAGTTCTGATGAAGAGATCTGTGCCAAAGAAGCTAATCCAGCAACAGCTGCTTCTTTTCAACCCTGTGCTTACAACCAGTTCCAGTGTCTATCTCGGTTTACCAAAGTTTACACTTGCCTTCCTGAATCTTTAAAATGTGATGGAAACATTGACTGCCTCGACCTAGGAGATGAGATAGACTGTGATGTGCCAACATGTGGGCagtggttaaaatatttttatggtacTTTTAATTCTCCCAATTACCCAGACTTTTATCCTCCCGGAAGCAATTGTACCTGGTTAATAGACACTGGTGATCATCGTAAAGTCATTTTACGCTTCACTGACTTTAAACTTGATGGTACTGGTTATGGTGATTATGTCAAAATATATGATGGATTAGAGGAGAATCCACACAAGCTTTTACGTGTGTTAACTGCTTTTGATTCTCACGCACCTCTTACAGTTGTTTCTTCTTCTGGACAGATAAGGGTACATTTTTGTGCTGATAAAGTAAATGCTGCAAGGGGATTTAATGCTACCTACCAAGTAGATGGCTTCTGTTTGCCATGGGAGATACCCTGCGGTGGTAACTGGGGTTGTTACACTGAGCAGCAGCGTTGCGATGGCTACTGGCATTGCCCAAATGGAAGGGATGAAGTCAACTGCACCATGTgccagaaggaagaatttccttgTTCCCGAAACGGTGTCTGTTATCCTCGTTCTGATCGCTGCAACTACCAGAATCATTGCCCAAATGGCTCAGATGAAAAAAACTGCTTTTTCTGCCAGCCAGGAAACTTCCACTGTAAAAACAATCGTTGTGTTTTTGAAAGCTGGGTGTGTGATTCACAAGATGACTGCGGTGATGGCAGTGATGAAGAGAATTGCCCCGTAATTGTGCCTACCAGAGTCATCACTGCAGCTGTCATAGGGAGCCTCATCTGTGGCCTATTACTCGTCATTGCTTTGGGATGCACTTGTAAACTTTATTCTCTGAGGATGTTTGAACGAAG ATCATTTGAAACACAGTTGTCAAGAGTGGAAGCAGAATTGTTAAGAAGAGAAGCACCTCCCTCTTATGGACAATTGATTGCTCAGGGTTTAATTCCACCAGTTGAAGATTTTCCTGTCTGTTCACCTAATCAG GCTTCGGTTTTGGAAAACCTGAGGCTAGCTGTACGATCTCAGCTTGGATTTACTTCAATCAGGCTTCCTATGGCAGGCAGATCCAGCAGCATTTGGAATcgtatttttaattttgcaagaTCACGTCATTCAGGGTCATTGGCTTTGGTCTCAGCAGATGGAGATGAGGTTGTCCCTAGTCAGAGTACCAGCAGAGAACCTGAAAGAAATAATTCTCACAGAACTTTGTTTTCCATGGAGTCTGATGACACAGACacagaaaatgagagaagagaTTCGGCAGGAGCATCTGGTGGAGTGGCAGCTCCTTTGCCCCAAAAAGTCCCTCCCACAACAGCAGTAGAAGCAACAGTAGGAGCATGTGGCAGTTCCTCCGTCCAGAATACCCGAGGGGGGAGTACAGATAACGGAAGGGAGGTGCCCGGTGCAGAGCCCCCAGGTGTGAGTCCAGCACGCCACCAACTCACAAGTGCGCTAAGTCGTATGACTCAGGGGCTTCGCTGGGTGCGCTTTACCTTAGGGCGATCGAGCTCTGTAAATCAGAACCAGAGTCCTTTGAGACAGCTTGATAATGGGGTAAATGGAagagaagaagatgatgatgtTGAAATGCTAATTCCAATTTCTGATGCAGCTTCAGACTTTGATGGGAATGACTGTTCCAGACCTCTTCTTGATCTTGCCTCAGATCAAGGACAAGGCTTTAGACAACCATTTAGTACAACAAACCCTGGAGTACGGTCCAGTAATCGCGATGGCCCCTGTGAGCGCTGTGGTATTGTCCACACTGCCCAGATACCGGATACTTGCTTAGAAGCAACACTAAAAAATGAGACAAGTGATGATGAGGCTTTGTTACTTTGCTAG
- the LRP12 gene encoding low-density lipoprotein receptor-related protein 12 isoform X2 has protein sequence MARRWSTKESPRRRAALILLFLSGVYGNGALAEHSENVHISGVSTACGETPEQIRAPSGVITSPGWPSEYPTKVNCSWFIKANPGEIITISFQDFDIQGSRRCSLDWLTIETYKNIESYRACGSTVPPPYISSQDHVWIRFHSDGSISRKGFRLAYFSGKSEEQNCACDQFRCGNGKCIPEAWRCNNMDECGDSSDEEICAKEANPATAASFQPCAYNQFQCLSRFTKVYTCLPESLKCDGNIDCLDLGDEIDCDVPTCGQWLKYFYGTFNSPNYPDFYPPGSNCTWLIDTGDHRKVILRFTDFKLDGTGYGDYVKIYDGLEENPHKLLRVLTAFDSHAPLTVVSSSGQIRVHFCADKVNAARGFNATYQVDGFCLPWEIPCGGNWGCYTEQQRCDGYWHCPNGRDEVNCTMCQKEEFPCSRNGVCYPRSDRCNYQNHCPNGSDEKNCFFCQPGNFHCKNNRCVFESWVCDSQDDCGDGSDEENCPVIVPTRVITAAVIGSLICGLLLVIALGCTCKLYSLRMFERRSFETQLSRVEAELLRREAPPSYGQLIAQGLIPPVEDFPVCSPNQASVLENLRLAVRSQLGFTSIRLPMAGRSSSIWNRIFNFARSRHSGSLALVSADGDEVVPSQSTSREPERNNSHRTLFSMESDDTDTENERRDSAGASGGVAAPLPQKVPPTTAVEATVGACGSSSVQNTRGGSTDNGREVPGAEPPGVSPARHQLTSALSRMTQGLRWVRFTLGRSSSVNQNQSPLRQLDNGVNGREEDDDVEMLIPISDAASDFDGNDCSRPLLDLASDQGQGFRQPFSTTNPGVRSSNRDGPCERCGIVHTAQIPDTCLEATLKNETSDDEALLLC, from the exons CTTGTGGAGAGACTCCAGAACAAATTCGAGCACCAAGTGGGGTAATCACCAGCCCAGGCTGGCCTTCTGAATATCCTACCAAAGTCAACTGTAGCTGGTTCATAAAGGCAAACCCAGGTGAAATCATTACCATAAG TTTTCAGGATTTTGATATCCAAGGGTCCAGAAGATGCAGTTTGGACTGGCTGACAATCGAAACATACAAGAATATTGAGAGTTATAGAGCCTGTGGTTCCACAGTTCCACCGCCGTACATCTCTTCACAAGACCACGTCTGGATCAGGTTCCATTCAGATGGCAGCATTTCTAGAAAGGGTTTCAGATTAGCGTATTTTTCAG GGAAATCTGAGGAACAAAACTGTGCTTGTGATCAGTTTCGTTGTGGTAATGGAAAGTGTATACCAGAAGCCTGGAGATGTAATAACATGGACGAATGCGGAGATAGTTCTGATGAAGAGATCTGTGCCAAAGAAGCTAATCCAGCAACAGCTGCTTCTTTTCAACCCTGTGCTTACAACCAGTTCCAGTGTCTATCTCGGTTTACCAAAGTTTACACTTGCCTTCCTGAATCTTTAAAATGTGATGGAAACATTGACTGCCTCGACCTAGGAGATGAGATAGACTGTGATGTGCCAACATGTGGGCagtggttaaaatatttttatggtacTTTTAATTCTCCCAATTACCCAGACTTTTATCCTCCCGGAAGCAATTGTACCTGGTTAATAGACACTGGTGATCATCGTAAAGTCATTTTACGCTTCACTGACTTTAAACTTGATGGTACTGGTTATGGTGATTATGTCAAAATATATGATGGATTAGAGGAGAATCCACACAAGCTTTTACGTGTGTTAACTGCTTTTGATTCTCACGCACCTCTTACAGTTGTTTCTTCTTCTGGACAGATAAGGGTACATTTTTGTGCTGATAAAGTAAATGCTGCAAGGGGATTTAATGCTACCTACCAAGTAGATGGCTTCTGTTTGCCATGGGAGATACCCTGCGGTGGTAACTGGGGTTGTTACACTGAGCAGCAGCGTTGCGATGGCTACTGGCATTGCCCAAATGGAAGGGATGAAGTCAACTGCACCATGTgccagaaggaagaatttccttgTTCCCGAAACGGTGTCTGTTATCCTCGTTCTGATCGCTGCAACTACCAGAATCATTGCCCAAATGGCTCAGATGAAAAAAACTGCTTTTTCTGCCAGCCAGGAAACTTCCACTGTAAAAACAATCGTTGTGTTTTTGAAAGCTGGGTGTGTGATTCACAAGATGACTGCGGTGATGGCAGTGATGAAGAGAATTGCCCCGTAATTGTGCCTACCAGAGTCATCACTGCAGCTGTCATAGGGAGCCTCATCTGTGGCCTATTACTCGTCATTGCTTTGGGATGCACTTGTAAACTTTATTCTCTGAGGATGTTTGAACGAAG ATCATTTGAAACACAGTTGTCAAGAGTGGAAGCAGAATTGTTAAGAAGAGAAGCACCTCCCTCTTATGGACAATTGATTGCTCAGGGTTTAATTCCACCAGTTGAAGATTTTCCTGTCTGTTCACCTAATCAG GCTTCGGTTTTGGAAAACCTGAGGCTAGCTGTACGATCTCAGCTTGGATTTACTTCAATCAGGCTTCCTATGGCAGGCAGATCCAGCAGCATTTGGAATcgtatttttaattttgcaagaTCACGTCATTCAGGGTCATTGGCTTTGGTCTCAGCAGATGGAGATGAGGTTGTCCCTAGTCAGAGTACCAGCAGAGAACCTGAAAGAAATAATTCTCACAGAACTTTGTTTTCCATGGAGTCTGATGACACAGACacagaaaatgagagaagagaTTCGGCAGGAGCATCTGGTGGAGTGGCAGCTCCTTTGCCCCAAAAAGTCCCTCCCACAACAGCAGTAGAAGCAACAGTAGGAGCATGTGGCAGTTCCTCCGTCCAGAATACCCGAGGGGGGAGTACAGATAACGGAAGGGAGGTGCCCGGTGCAGAGCCCCCAGGTGTGAGTCCAGCACGCCACCAACTCACAAGTGCGCTAAGTCGTATGACTCAGGGGCTTCGCTGGGTGCGCTTTACCTTAGGGCGATCGAGCTCTGTAAATCAGAACCAGAGTCCTTTGAGACAGCTTGATAATGGGGTAAATGGAagagaagaagatgatgatgtTGAAATGCTAATTCCAATTTCTGATGCAGCTTCAGACTTTGATGGGAATGACTGTTCCAGACCTCTTCTTGATCTTGCCTCAGATCAAGGACAAGGCTTTAGACAACCATTTAGTACAACAAACCCTGGAGTACGGTCCAGTAATCGCGATGGCCCCTGTGAGCGCTGTGGTATTGTCCACACTGCCCAGATACCGGATACTTGCTTAGAAGCAACACTAAAAAATGAGACAAGTGATGATGAGGCTTTGTTACTTTGCTAG
- the LRP12 gene encoding low-density lipoprotein receptor-related protein 12 isoform X3, translating into MARRWSTKESPRRRAALILLFLSGVYACGETPEQIRAPSGVITSPGWPSEYPTKVNCSWFIKANPGEIITISFQDFDIQGSRRCSLDWLTIETYKNIESYRACGSTVPPPYISSQDHVWIRFHSDGSISRKGFRLAYFSGKSEEQNCACDQFRCGNGKCIPEAWRCNNMDECGDSSDEEICAKEANPATAASFQPCAYNQFQCLSRFTKVYTCLPESLKCDGNIDCLDLGDEIDCDVPTCGQWLKYFYGTFNSPNYPDFYPPGSNCTWLIDTGDHRKVILRFTDFKLDGTGYGDYVKIYDGLEENPHKLLRVLTAFDSHAPLTVVSSSGQIRVHFCADKVNAARGFNATYQVDGFCLPWEIPCGGNWGCYTEQQRCDGYWHCPNGRDEVNCTMCQKEEFPCSRNGVCYPRSDRCNYQNHCPNGSDEKNCFFCQPGNFHCKNNRCVFESWVCDSQDDCGDGSDEENCPVIVPTRVITAAVIGSLICGLLLVIALGCTCKLYSLRMFERRSFETQLSRVEAELLRREAPPSYGQLIAQGLIPPVEDFPVCSPNQASVLENLRLAVRSQLGFTSIRLPMAGRSSSIWNRIFNFARSRHSGSLALVSADGDEVVPSQSTSREPERNNSHRTLFSMESDDTDTENERRDSAGASGGVAAPLPQKVPPTTAVEATVGACGSSSVQNTRGGSTDNGREVPGAEPPGVSPARHQLTSALSRMTQGLRWVRFTLGRSSSVNQNQSPLRQLDNGVNGREEDDDVEMLIPISDAASDFDGNDCSRPLLDLASDQGQGFRQPFSTTNPGVRSSNRDGPCERCGIVHTAQIPDTCLEATLKNETSDDEALLLC; encoded by the exons CTTGTGGAGAGACTCCAGAACAAATTCGAGCACCAAGTGGGGTAATCACCAGCCCAGGCTGGCCTTCTGAATATCCTACCAAAGTCAACTGTAGCTGGTTCATAAAGGCAAACCCAGGTGAAATCATTACCATAAG TTTTCAGGATTTTGATATCCAAGGGTCCAGAAGATGCAGTTTGGACTGGCTGACAATCGAAACATACAAGAATATTGAGAGTTATAGAGCCTGTGGTTCCACAGTTCCACCGCCGTACATCTCTTCACAAGACCACGTCTGGATCAGGTTCCATTCAGATGGCAGCATTTCTAGAAAGGGTTTCAGATTAGCGTATTTTTCAG GGAAATCTGAGGAACAAAACTGTGCTTGTGATCAGTTTCGTTGTGGTAATGGAAAGTGTATACCAGAAGCCTGGAGATGTAATAACATGGACGAATGCGGAGATAGTTCTGATGAAGAGATCTGTGCCAAAGAAGCTAATCCAGCAACAGCTGCTTCTTTTCAACCCTGTGCTTACAACCAGTTCCAGTGTCTATCTCGGTTTACCAAAGTTTACACTTGCCTTCCTGAATCTTTAAAATGTGATGGAAACATTGACTGCCTCGACCTAGGAGATGAGATAGACTGTGATGTGCCAACATGTGGGCagtggttaaaatatttttatggtacTTTTAATTCTCCCAATTACCCAGACTTTTATCCTCCCGGAAGCAATTGTACCTGGTTAATAGACACTGGTGATCATCGTAAAGTCATTTTACGCTTCACTGACTTTAAACTTGATGGTACTGGTTATGGTGATTATGTCAAAATATATGATGGATTAGAGGAGAATCCACACAAGCTTTTACGTGTGTTAACTGCTTTTGATTCTCACGCACCTCTTACAGTTGTTTCTTCTTCTGGACAGATAAGGGTACATTTTTGTGCTGATAAAGTAAATGCTGCAAGGGGATTTAATGCTACCTACCAAGTAGATGGCTTCTGTTTGCCATGGGAGATACCCTGCGGTGGTAACTGGGGTTGTTACACTGAGCAGCAGCGTTGCGATGGCTACTGGCATTGCCCAAATGGAAGGGATGAAGTCAACTGCACCATGTgccagaaggaagaatttccttgTTCCCGAAACGGTGTCTGTTATCCTCGTTCTGATCGCTGCAACTACCAGAATCATTGCCCAAATGGCTCAGATGAAAAAAACTGCTTTTTCTGCCAGCCAGGAAACTTCCACTGTAAAAACAATCGTTGTGTTTTTGAAAGCTGGGTGTGTGATTCACAAGATGACTGCGGTGATGGCAGTGATGAAGAGAATTGCCCCGTAATTGTGCCTACCAGAGTCATCACTGCAGCTGTCATAGGGAGCCTCATCTGTGGCCTATTACTCGTCATTGCTTTGGGATGCACTTGTAAACTTTATTCTCTGAGGATGTTTGAACGAAG ATCATTTGAAACACAGTTGTCAAGAGTGGAAGCAGAATTGTTAAGAAGAGAAGCACCTCCCTCTTATGGACAATTGATTGCTCAGGGTTTAATTCCACCAGTTGAAGATTTTCCTGTCTGTTCACCTAATCAG GCTTCGGTTTTGGAAAACCTGAGGCTAGCTGTACGATCTCAGCTTGGATTTACTTCAATCAGGCTTCCTATGGCAGGCAGATCCAGCAGCATTTGGAATcgtatttttaattttgcaagaTCACGTCATTCAGGGTCATTGGCTTTGGTCTCAGCAGATGGAGATGAGGTTGTCCCTAGTCAGAGTACCAGCAGAGAACCTGAAAGAAATAATTCTCACAGAACTTTGTTTTCCATGGAGTCTGATGACACAGACacagaaaatgagagaagagaTTCGGCAGGAGCATCTGGTGGAGTGGCAGCTCCTTTGCCCCAAAAAGTCCCTCCCACAACAGCAGTAGAAGCAACAGTAGGAGCATGTGGCAGTTCCTCCGTCCAGAATACCCGAGGGGGGAGTACAGATAACGGAAGGGAGGTGCCCGGTGCAGAGCCCCCAGGTGTGAGTCCAGCACGCCACCAACTCACAAGTGCGCTAAGTCGTATGACTCAGGGGCTTCGCTGGGTGCGCTTTACCTTAGGGCGATCGAGCTCTGTAAATCAGAACCAGAGTCCTTTGAGACAGCTTGATAATGGGGTAAATGGAagagaagaagatgatgatgtTGAAATGCTAATTCCAATTTCTGATGCAGCTTCAGACTTTGATGGGAATGACTGTTCCAGACCTCTTCTTGATCTTGCCTCAGATCAAGGACAAGGCTTTAGACAACCATTTAGTACAACAAACCCTGGAGTACGGTCCAGTAATCGCGATGGCCCCTGTGAGCGCTGTGGTATTGTCCACACTGCCCAGATACCGGATACTTGCTTAGAAGCAACACTAAAAAATGAGACAAGTGATGATGAGGCTTTGTTACTTTGCTAG